In Pan troglodytes isolate AG18354 chromosome 20, NHGRI_mPanTro3-v2.0_pri, whole genome shotgun sequence, the genomic window CAGAATCCCTCTCCTTCGGCCTCGACAGCCATAACGGCCACGGCCCTCACACCCCGCCCCAGGGTTAGAGCCCTTCCTGCCACCCACGCCAGGGAACTTCAGCTTCCTTCCTCATACCCGAACCCTTCCCAGCCTCACCTCCCTAAATCCAAGCACCCTCTGCTGTTCAAGGAACTCAAACCCAAGCCCCCAGCCACCAAAAACAACCTCCCTGGTTCCGCTCTCGGTCTTAAACCGTCTTGGTGTGGCCACTGGAGCTGAGCTGCATCTTGGGCAGCAACTCCACGTTACCTCTCCCAACTCCCACCTGACCCCGTCTCAGAATATTCTAGTCTCCTCCCCACCCACAGCCCGCCGTCTAGCTCCGCAGCAGCTTAGGAGCCCTGAAGGTGAGTTTGTAGTCCCTGGTCCTTCTGGCCTGGCCTAATGCCCAGCCCCTCCCCCGGCTCCTCTAACCTCCCGATCCCGCCCCAGACCCTTTAGCCACGCCCCAAAGCCGTGATTCCTTCTGGCCCCGCCCCAGGCTCCCGGAGCTCCGCCCCGTCTCGCCGGCGCCGGCTTCCACCCAGACACCTGGGAAGGACCCCCGCGGTGGTGGTTTGCGAGTTGTGGGGGCTGGGGTCCGAAGTATTCCGGGGCGCGCGGGTCCCCGCTGGGAGAGCCAGTGTACTGCGCCCTCGTCTCGCTGCTCTGGTACTTTGTGGTCAGTGGGAGGCGCCAGCCGCGGTGTCTGAGCTGCGGAAAGGCGACCCAGAGACTCACGTGAAGGAGCAGGGCACTCAAATGCAGTCCCCCGCCCTGTCCCCTGCGGACTCCGGCACTCCCCAAACTTTACCTTTTCTCCTAAATCCTTGATCCCCACAGTCCGCGTGGGGTCTGCAGGCTCTGgggctctgggctgggcgcagggCCCGCCATGGGTCTTGGGCACGTAGGCCGAGCCAGAGGTTGTCTCCCATCTGCTGAGGACCTCGTCGAAAGCCCAGTTGTGAGAATCCTGCTTTGCAACTTGGGGTAGAGGGTCCGCGACCGTGGACTGGAGAGAAGGCGCCGCACATCAGCTAGAAAGACTCAGGAGTCCCtatcaccccccaccccaaactCTGACCTCTTCCAGTCGGCCCCCAGCCCTTTCCTCTGCAGTCCCTGGCATTCAGCTTCCCTGGCGCCTCCTCTCTCAGACCCAGAACTCCAGGACCCTCCTCCTTCAGAGAGGAGTCCAGGCTCCCAATCCGCTTTATTTAGCCCCTATCTTTCTGGGTCTCCAGGCCCGGCAGGGCTGCAGCCTAGGGTCCGCTCACTTGCACCGTGGGCGGGGTGAAGGGTATGGGTGGGATAATGCGGTGGGAAAAGTAGCTGCTGGTGAGATGCCAGTTGGGCCTGGATCCAGGTACCTCGGTTGCAGAGATACGACAGCACGCGGGGCCACAGCACGGAGCCAGGGTGCCACTGGCCATGGTTCCACCCCCACTCCGTAGCCAAGCAGGAGCTGGCTTATTGTGGTTGTTGCCCCAGGTGACAGAACCCGCCCACCCAGAACCTAGTCAATCCAGGGCCTGCAGGCACCTGGATGGATGGAATGAGAAAGAGACCCAGAGACAGGGACCCCAAGAGGGGTACAAAGAAACACAAGGAGGGGGAATGGAGACTCAAAGATAGGAGggtggaaagggaaggagaagttCAGTATTTCAGAGAcccagggggtgggggagagagaaagccAAAAAGAGGGACAGGGACCTGGAGGTGTCAGAGAtccagacagagagacagagaccccTGCGCTGCACCTAGCAACTCAGGACATCCATGAGAAACACCCCCCTTTCTTCCAGGGCCCAGATGCTCCCGGCTGCTTCCTCCCTCTACCAGGCCTGCCCACCTCAGGGTAACGATTTCCAGACATCCCCGGGGCTCCCCGACCCTCCCTGCATTAATGTGCTGAAGTAATCAGCACTAGCATTGGCTGCCCTGCCTGCCTTTGATTGGCTTGAAAAGTTCCACCTGGGTAGGCCGGGTGTGGAAACAGGGAGGCACCCACAGAGAAGTGCACTGGACCATAGCGAAAAACATGGGCTTTGATGAGTGAGAAAGAAATacaagagaggagagaggcagggaggaagaCACAGACCACGCTGGAAACGGAGCTATTAGTACTCACCCAGAGGCTAGAGCCACCGGAAgttagagacagagagaaaggcggcaaaaaagagcaaaatcagAGATGGTAACAAGGAGATGTAGAAACGGAGGCAGCCACACCCCACCCTGCTGAGGGGCCTGGTCTGTACAGATTGGTGGAGGGGGTGCCTATGTCCTTTGCTCAAAGCTGGACCTGAGAGAGAGGGGggggagagaaagtgagagagagagagtgtgtgtgtgtgtgtgtctgtgtgtgtgtgtctgtgtgttggcAACACGTGGGGAGATGGGTAATAGGTAAAGGGCTATTGTGAAGTCCTGTGGTCTGTcccagacagagagaaagagagagagagagacagagtgtgtgtgtgtgtgtctgtctgtctgtctgtgtgttgGCAACACGTGGGGAGATGGGTAATAGCTAAAGGGCTATTGTGAAGTCCTGTGGTCTGTcccagacagagagaaagagagagagagagagagacagagtgtgtgtgtgtgtgtgtgtctgtctgtctgtgtgttgGCAACACATGTGGGGAGATGGGTAATAGGTGAAGGGCTATTGTGAAGTCCTGtggaccagagagagagagagtgagtgtgtgtgtgtctgtatgtctgtgtgttggCAACACATGTAGGGAGATGGGTAATAGGGGTAATAGGTGAAGGGCTACTGTGAACTCCTGTGGTCTGTCCCTGGCTTCCCTTGTCATTTCTTCACCATATAGAGCTTTTGGTCACCGGGCACgatgactcactcctgtaatcccagcactttgagaggcagaggcgggcagataacttgaggttaggagtttgaaaccagcctggccaacatggcaaaaccctgtctctatcgaaaaatataaaaagtagccaggcatggtggcgcacacctgtaatcccaactaaggcaggagaatcacttgaactcaggaggtgaaggtggcagtgagctgagatcatgccgctgcactccagcctaggggacagagcaagactccatctcaaaaaaaaaaaaaaaaatagcttttggTCTAGGCCTCTGCCTCCTCAACCCTCATTATCTCATCCCACGAGCCCATTCTTCAGACAAGGAAACCTGAGGCTGCCTTCTGCAGCCAGGCCCACAATCCCACTTACCCCTCCTCCCTAAATCATGCTTCTGGGGCCCTTCTGTTGGATTTTGCTGACCCTACTCAAGGGCTCTCAATGACGAGTAACTCCCTGATCCTAGTCAGGGGGACGGCAAGTTAGTCAGAACCTCATGTCCCACTCAAactggacaattttttttttttttgagacggactttccctctttttgcccagactggagtgcaatggcacagtctccactcactgcaacctccgcctcccgggttcaagcgattctcctgcctcaccctccagagtagcttggattacaggcccccgcctacacgcccagctaatttctttatgtaattttagtagagacggggtttcaccatgttaaacaggctggtcttaaactcctaacctcaggtgattcgcctgttttggcctctcaaagtgctgggattacaggcatgagccatcgcacctggccatcAAGCTGGAAAATTTTAAGGTCTGTTTCTTTCCCAATGTAGAGTAAAGCTGCGATGTCATCCCCCGACCCCACACTGTTTTCTACCAGAGTTCTCATACTGTGACTTTGTATAAAATGGTTTGGAAGCTGGACccaccctgtgtgtgtgtggttgccCTGAGCCCACAGAAAGACACCTCCAGAGTGCGGATTGAGAAGCCTTTATTGTGGGAGGATCGGGGTGTCCGAGGGCCCCGGGAGTCGGGATGGACTTGGAAGGCTGGGGGGAGGGGCCTTTGAGGAAGAGGAGGCCTGGAAGCGGGGGTCATCACAGGTCAAGGGGTGGTCCTTGGGACCCCCGCAGTCAGTGGTGCTGCGGCAGCAGAGTGCACATTGACAGCTGAGAGCCACGGCGTAGGAGACCACGGGGTTCACGCCGCGCGGGCAGCCAGGGAGCCGGATGGACTCGAAGCGCACATCGCGGTAGTTGCACACCACCTGAGGCAGGGCCGGCAGGACCACCTGAGGCAGGGCCGGCAGGACCCCCTGCAGCACGCGGGTCTGGAAGCCGTGTGAGTGGGGGAATGAGCATGTGCCTGGGGCCAGCGCCTCAGCTGAGCTCCCCAGCTGCCCCCACAGGTCTCAGACTCAGGAGTCCAGGAAGCCCTCTGTTCCTGCCCTCCCACACCCCATTCCGCAGCCCCTGACCAGAGAGGGAGACCACCCTTCCTCCCACGCTGCCTCTGTGGGTCTGGCCCTGAGGTGGCAGCACCTGCCCCGGCCCCGGGCAGCTCACCATGGTGGGGCAGTAGCCGGCACAGATGGTGGCGTTGACGGTGATGCACACGGGGCAGCCCTCCTTCTCGACAGCCAGGGTGGCATTGATGGGGCGGCACCGTGGCCGAAGCGGCTCCTTGGATGCCCATGTCCCGCCCATgctcagcagcagcaacagcagcagccccTGGGGCAAGGACACTGCTTCACCCGGGTCTGAGACCGCAGCCCCGAGCCCTGGCCTTCCCATCCCGCGTGGTACACCAACCACAAAGACCCAGAGACCCTTCCCGGCATCTCCTATTCAGGACCCACCACCCCGACACCTGCCTTTCAGAGCCCACCCCACAGCCCAGAGGACCTGAGATACCCCAACATTTCAGATCCCCACCCTCAGGAACTGCCCCACCTGAAGCTTACTGGGGGACACGCTCCTCCAGAAAGAGGCCTCCTTCCACCGCTCACGCTGGTCTGCCCCTTCTCATGCCAGTGATGGCCTGGAAGGAGGTGGAAGGTGCCCAGGGGCCCTGCAGTCTTTCCTGGAACATCTCCATCTTTGGTGCCTGGAAATGTGGATCTACCCTACCTTTGACATGTCTCTCTCTTAGCGGGATATCTTCCGCAAGCACTGGGAATGTGGACATGGAAAGTAAATTGAGTCTCCGTGGGGGAGTGAGACAGGGAGTGAGGGGTGTTGGACGCGGCACGGGAACCCGGCCGGAGTCAGCGGACCCAATTGGCTGCTCTCTCTCTCAGATAcagttccccttcctccctccaggggGCGCCACGGAACACAGGGCCCTCACTGGCCCTGGGGACTGGGTGACGTCGGGGGAGAGCCTCTTGTGATTGGCTCCATCACCCTGCGTAAGGTCAAAGGCAAGAAAGGACAGGCCCGACACCCGGAGCCATTGTGTCTCTGGCCGATTGCGCCGGCCCTCGGGCCCTCAGGGAGGCGAGGGTGCGAGGGCCtcgagttcgaggccaacctggtcCACATTggtaggacaaaaaaaaaaattttttttatcgtTCCCTATATAACAACAAACCATACAGGGAGGACGCCTTGATAGGAAGAAATGACATCTTCCtaagtgtttttaaattacttcaatgtatcttttttttgggggggggagacCGAGCCTTGCTCGGTCCTCGGGGGACCTCCCTGCCTCTCAGCCATGGCGGTTGTCACCTGTGGTAAACAGAATGGCGGGAGCAAGTGGGATGTCCCACTActcgggctgaggcaggagaatcacaggaacctaggaggtggaacCTCCTCGCCCAGGAGGGGCGCGGCTTCGGACTTAGCTTCTGCCCAATGAGAGAGGGCCTCCCCGTGACTGTGCTGCCAGGTTAGCCACTTGACCCTGGTGCCCCCAACGAGGGATTCAGCCCGAGCCCCACCTCTCCCTTAGGGACCTCCGCCCACTCTACCCTCAAGCCAGGATGCCC contains:
- the LOC107969785 gene encoding stabilizer of axonemal microtubules 3 isoform X2; translated protein: MASGTLAPCCGPACCRISATEVPGSRPNWHLTSSYFSHRIIPPIPFTPPTVQSTVADPLPQVAKQDSHNWAFDEVLSRWETTSGSAYVPKTHGGPCAQPRAPEPADPTRTVGIKDLGEKLRHRGWRLPLTTKYQSSETRAQYTGSPSGDPRAPEYFGPQPPQLANHHRGGPSQALIAWTKNPELSGRPFTVSDRGVLDRRQLYLTTSARDFRFYPKTELSGYPRKDSLTYWSFEETPQVWSHGPQRPPRPPRVRVPRVSPVTSAMPHRGALSLAQESYSPLLHPLRRLDRFCPLEAPWGGPHWKPLRGIYSVPKAYSTENSSYGSLKPALV
- the LOC129135266 gene encoding choriogonadotropin subunit beta variant 1 isoform X2, which encodes MSTFPVLAEDIPLRERHVKGRVDPHFQAPKMEMFQGLLLLLLLSMGGTWASKEPLRPRCRPINATLAVEKEGCPVCITVNATICAGYCPTMTRVLQGVLPALPQVVLPALPQVVCNYRDVRFESIRLPGCPRGVNPVVSYAVALSCQCALCCRSTTDCGGPKDHPLTCDDPRFQASSSSKAPPPSLPSPSRLPGPSDTPILPQ
- the LOC129135266 gene encoding choriogonadotropin subunit beta variant 2 isoform X1, whose amino-acid sequence is MSKGLLLLLLLSMGGTWASKEPLRPRCRPINATLAVEKEGCPVCITVNATICAGYCPTMTRVLQGVLPALPQVVLPALPQVVCNYRDVRFESIRLPGCPRGVNPVVSYAVALSCQCALCCRSTTDCGGPKDHPLTCDDPRFQASSSSKAPPPSLPSPSRLPGPSDTPILPQ